A single region of the Chrysoperla carnea chromosome 5, inChrCarn1.1, whole genome shotgun sequence genome encodes:
- the LOC123301483 gene encoding mevalonate kinase, which produces MGKEIIVSAPGKIILHGEHSVVYHKVAIAASLNRRTTIKLKIQDNDDQLIKLLLPDVNIENVFNLTQLQKLFETMPLKSTEFTINTPNMIDFPKFLEQITNYLENSIQTYNSLTNAQRMALIAFLYLFIGILRNSTLNSIEILVISDLKISSGTGSSASYCTALAAAFLVYKQNLTSITGEELNIINAWATFGEQIMHGGASSGIDTAICTYGSLVKFRKGDPIEQIHLQQSFRIMLIDTLIPRDTKKMVQKLCDLRKKLPTVVDPILNSMEAIALEALQCIQTNSNYDNLRELMNINQALLCALNVSHETLDEICKIAKKYNLGGKLTGAGGGGYAIILLPPTLKNDVEMNLICDLESLKFNVLTTFIGGSGVQIDKIIIN; this is translated from the coding sequence ATGGGAAAAGAAATAATAGTCTCAGCGCcaggaaaaatcattttacatgGTGAACATTCTGTTGTTTATCATAAAGTTGCTATAGCAGCCAGTTTAAATCGACGTaccacaattaaattaaaaattcaagacAACGATGATCAATTAATCAAACTTTTACTACCCGATGTTAACAtcgaaaatgtatttaatttaacacaactacaaaaattattcgaaacaaTGCCGTTAAAATCAACAGAATTTACAATTAACACTCCAAATATGATAGACTTTCCAAAATTTCTAgaacaaattacaaattactTAGAAAATTCGATACAAACATATAATTCCTTAACAAATGCCCAACGTATGGCGttaattgcatttttatatttatttattggaattcttcgaaattctacattaaattcaattgaaattctTGTTATATCTGATTTGAAAATTAGTTCAGGTACAGGAAGTTCTGCATCATATTGTACGGCATTAGCTGCTGCGTTTTTagtctataaacaaaatttaacaagtATTACAGGGgaagaattaaatataattaatgcaTGGGCGACGTTTGGGGAACAAATCATGCATGGAGGAGCATCCTCGGGAATTGATACAGCAATTTGTACGTATGGTTCCCttgtaaaatttcgaaaagGTGATCCAATCGAACAAATTCATTTACAACAATCGTTTCGTATCATGTTAATAGATACACTCATCCCACGTGACACAAAGAAAATGGTGCAAAAATTATGCGATTTACGTAAAAAACTTCCAACAGTTGTGGATCCTATATTAAATTCTATGGAAGCAATTGCTTTGGAAGCTTTACAATGTATTCAAACTaattcaaattatgataatttacgtGAACTTATGAATATCAATCAAGCGCTATTATGTGCGTTGAATGTATCACATGAAACTTTAGATGAAATTTGTAAGATtgcaaagaaatataatttaggGGGTAAATTAACAGGGGCTGGTGGAGGTGGATATGCGATTATTTTGTTACCACCAACATTAAAAAATGATGtagaaatgaatttaatttgtgATTTGGAATCCTTGAAGTTTAATGTTTTGACTACATTTATTGGAGGATCTGGAGTTCaaatcgataaaattataataaattaa
- the LOC123301482 gene encoding probable dolichyl pyrophosphate Man9GlcNAc2 alpha-1,3-glucosyltransferase: MLSKEIYMIIGGVLTAIFLRCATSLHSYSGQNTPPMFGDYEAQRHWMEITFNLPIRQWYLNSTQNDLMYWGLDYPPLTAYHSWLCGLIAHHINPQYVELNTSRGFESSHHKLFMRYTVLIADLLIYIPALCIYFFLNYTPTSKPIQTDVKKRKSNRKSSQNIIHSFLFAIFYPGIILIDHGHFQYNCVSLGLTIMAVNCITMKKYKMAGFLFTCALNYKQMELYHALPFFCFYLNLYLFNSNSILYRFYKIFEIGVIVFGTFLLIWLPFVFDVNLILQVLRRLFPFARGVFEDKVANFWCTLNIFIKLKTLFANQEMAKICLVTTLISIIPTTTDLLFRGHLNKDKFLLSLINCSLGFYLFSFQVHEKTILIVAISVLLYFHKDPFTCYWFLYMTCFSMVPLFIKDGLCVAYMSLIFFYLFLYRLLTKRSNNVIKNKYKYGRNQFIRELLITLLNVTDGDKDYTDIVTLSFRHLVRNIQLVKQFIIKSTFVLSYFISIILFIIISIFDPPDELPDLFTVIISIFSFGHFFLFFIYFNYCQFTLDVNSFTSGKSSNKQLEDNVVINNNNYKNVKLKQL; the protein is encoded by the exons ATGTTATCAAAGGAAATTTACATGATAATCGGTGGTGTATTAACAGCAATTTTCTTGAGATGTGCAACTAGTTTACATTCATATTCTGGGCAAAATACACCTCCAATGTTTGGTGATTATGAAGCTCAACGACATTGGATGGAAATCACCTTCAATTTACCAATTCGTCAATGGTATTTGAATTCAACACAGAACGATCTGATGTATTGGGGCTTAGATTATCCACCCCTTACTGCGTATCATAGTTGGCTATGTGGATTAATTGCTCATCATATTAATCCACAATATGTTGAGCTAAATACTTCACGTGGCTTTGAAAGTTCACATCATAAACTGTTCATGCGTTATACAGTCTTAATTGCAGATCTATTAATCTACATTCCAgcactatgtatatatttttttctaaattacacTCCAACATCGAAACCAATTCAAACAGATGTGAAAAAACGTAAATCA AATCGTAAATCTtcacaaaatataattcattcatttctaTTTGCGATTTTTTACCCCGGGATTATATTAATCGATCATGgacattttcaatataattgtgTTTCGTTGGGACTTACAATTATGGCTGTTAATTGTAtaacaatgaaaaaatataaaatggcgggttttttatttacatgtgcgttaaattataaacaaatggaATTATATCATGCTCttccatttttttgtttttatttaaatttatatttattcaattcgaattcaattttgtatcgtttttataaaatttttgaaattggtgTTATTGTTTTTGGGACTTTTCTTCTAATATGGCTACCATTTGTATttgatgtaaatttaattttacaagtaTTACGGCGTTTATTTCCATTTGCACGGGGTGTGTTTGAAGATAAAGTTGCAAATTTTTGgtgtacattaaatatttttataaaattaaaaacgttattTGCTAATCAAGAAATGGCGAAAATATGCTTAGTAACAACCCTTATATCAATTATACCAACTAcaactgatttattatttcgTGGACATTTAAATaaggacaaatttttattaagtttaataaattgttcattaggtttttatttattttcatttcaagtacacgaaaaaacaattttaattgttgcaatatcagttttattatattttcataaagatCCATTCACATGTTACTGGTTTTTATATATGACATGCTTCTCTATGGTACCGTTATTTATAAAAGATGGCCTCTGTGTCGCATATATGagtttaatattcttttatttatttttataccgttTATTAACAAAACGtagtaataatgtaataaaaaataaatataaatatggtcGTAATCAATTTATACgtgaattattaataacattattaaatgtaACGGATGGTGATAAAGATTATACAGATATTGTAACGTTATCATTCCGCCATCTTGTTAGGAACATACAATTAgtgaaacaatttattataaaatcaacatttgtgttatcatattttatatcaattattttgtttataattatatcgATATTTGATCCACCTGATGAATTACCTGATTTATTTACAgtgattatttcaattttttcatttggacattttttcttattttttatttattttaattattgtcaatttaCGTTAGATGTTAATTCATTTACGTCTGGTAAATCTAGTAATAAACAATTAGAAGATAATGttgttatcaataataataattataaaaatgtcaaattaaaacaattatga
- the LOC123301033 gene encoding zinc finger protein 271-like: MMSNCLKKTEPIKEENQIEQVFILEESNDPELDPEVIIKEEDINVILEEPSSNPLILTSVTNNVSCEFCFKIFTKRSELVRHRRVHTGEKPYSCDICGKKFTNTNGYVQHRRIHTGEKPYSCDVCGKEFARRSNFIRHKRTHTGEKPFACEVCNKTFNRHDHLVKHERTHTGEKPFSCDTCDKVFTRQSHLTRHSRTHTGEKPFSCDLCDKTFARNDYLIIHRRNHFDEKPYPCDLCDKTFSRNDYVIRHKQTHHCEQTLFMYVVMKGGQNEEGSNESDSVISDEIFDDNVVIEERIKSEIPGEYSNDSDSVISVSEIFEESVLREKPFSCDVYIKKLIMMSNCLKKTEPIKEENQIEQVFILEESNDPELDPEVIIKEEDINVILEEPSSNPLILTSVTNNVSCEFCFKIFTKRSELVRHRRVHTGEKPYSCDICGKKFTNTNGYVQHRRIHTGEKPYSCDVCDKEFARRSNFIRHKRTHTGEKPFACEVCNKTFNRHDHLVKHERTHTGEKPFSCDTCDKVFTRQSHLTRHSRTHTGEKPFSCDLCDKTFARNDYLIIHRRNHFDEKPYPCDLCDKTFSRNDYVIRHKQTHHCEQTLFM; encoded by the exons atgatGTCTAATTGTCTGAAGAAAACAGAAcctattaaagaagaaaatcaaATCGAACAAGTATTTATTTTGGAGGAATCAAATGACCCAGAATTAGATCCCGAAGTAATAATTAAAGAAGAAGATATCAATGTGATATTAGAAGAACCTTCAAGTAATCCATTGATCTTAACTAGTGTCACAAACAATGTGTCatgtgaattttgttttaaaatatttaccaaacGAAGTGAGTTAGTTCGACACAGACGAGTGCATACCGGTGAAAAACCTTATTCGTGTGatatttgtggtaaaaaatttacaaatacaaatggTTATGTTCAACATCGTcgaattcatactggagaaaaaccatattcatgtgatgtttgtggtaAAGAATTTGCTCGACGAAGTAATTTTATTcgacataaacgaactcatactggtgaaaaaccatttgcatgtgaagtctgtaataaaacattcaatCGACATGATCATTTAGTTAAACATGAACGAACTCATACGGGCGAGAAACCATTTTCGTGTGATACTTGTGATAAAGTATTTACCAGGCAAAGCCATTTAACTCGACACAGTCGAactcatactggtgaaaaaccgtTTTCATGTGATCTTTGTGATAAAACTTTTGCTCGTAATGactatttaattatacatagaCGTAatcattttgatgaaaaaccatATCCGTGTGATTTATGTGATAAGACATTTAGCCGAAATGACTATGTAATTCGGCATAAACAAACTCATCATTGTGAACAAACGTTATTCATGTA TGTTGTAATGAAAGGTGGACAAAATGAAGAAGGCAGCAATGAAAGTGATAGTGTTATAAGT gatgaaatatttgatgacAATGTTGTAATAGAAGAGcgaataaaaagtgaaataccAGGAGAATACAGCAATGATAGTGATAGTGTTATAAGTGTAAGTGAAATATTTGAGGAATCGGTTTTaagagaaaaaccattttcatgtgatgttt atattaaaaaattgataatgatGTCTAATTGTCTGAAGAAAACAGAAcctattaaagaagaaaatcaaATCGAACAAGTATTTATTTTGGAGGAATCAAATGACCCAGAATTAGATCCCGAAGTAATAATTAAAGAAGAAGATATCAATGTGATATTAGAAGAACCTTCAAGTAATCCATTGATCTTAACTAGTGTCACAAACAATGTGTCatgtgaattttgttttaaaatatttaccaaacGAAGTGAGTTAGTTCGACACAGACGAGTGCATACCGGTGAAAAACCTTATTCGTGTGatatttgtggtaaaaaatttacaaatacaaatggTTATGTTCAACATCGTcgaattcatactggagaaaaaccatattcatgtgatgtttgtgataaagAATTTGCTCGACGAAGTAATTTTATTcgacataaacgaactcatactggtgaaaaaccatttgcatgtgaagtctgtaataaaacattcaatCGACATGATCATTTAGTTAAACATGAACGAACTCATACGGGCGAGAAACCATTTTCGTGTGATACTTGTGATAAAGTATTTACCAGGCAAAGCCATTTAACTCGACACAGTCGAactcatactggtgaaaaaccgtTTTCATGTGATCTTTGTGATAAAACTTTTGCTCGTAATGactatttaattatacatagaCGTAatcattttgatgaaaaaccatATCCGTGTGATTTATGTGATAAGACATTTAGCCGAAATGACTATGTAATTCGGCATAAACAAACTCATCATTGTGAACAAACGTTATTCATGTAA